One Brachybacterium kimchii genomic window carries:
- a CDS encoding ATP-dependent DNA helicase: MNTPRPIAPRPSAARPGAPRLSATRLAELMDRPAPTDEQIAVIEAPLAPMLVVAGAGSGKTETMASRVVWLIANGLVEPRQVLGLTFTRKAAHELAERITGRLGTLATALRADGLPVPRGLERAGDDLLGQEVQVHTYNGFALDLVREHALRVGLDPEFSMMSPSAAWQLAHELVEAADDSLDLDASPASLTAALVSLTSSLADHLVGPEELAAELRAIRDHLSQIPLQISGRRRTTPKDVAGVISACEQRLELIPLLERFAAIRTERSALEFSDQVYLAARIAREVPEAGRLARELHPVVLLDEFQDTSVAQLRMLADLFGPGHAACAVGDPQQAIYGWRGASAASLDGFARAFATPTAPGATGAPGAAEAPVLQRTLSTSWRNDRAVLDVANRIAAPLRSASTAITIPELQVRPGAGEGTVHVHEAADERSEARAIARWILARRGRAGDATDARVHPSGAAGEGGPASEPLPSAAVLVRARKQIPPIVEALEEAGLPVQVMGLGGLLDRPEVADVRALLECVHDPGRGDWLMRLLAGPRFRLGARDMSVLGRWREQLAARRRRAAAGADATDRSSAAGVGATGIGAADGADEMTLIDAVDDLPAPDWTDPDGRSLSSTARERLRDLQGILRSLRRRLALPLPDLIQEAVRALDLDLTLLSQSPTDPPLGGLPALREHAAAFERTAQRPGLGPFLALLEISEDQEAGLAMGAGQADPDPDAITVVTMHSAKGLEWDLVAVAGLSEGSVPSYDLRRAKTTEDGSVRVADSGWTGKLAEASIPSSLRGDADILPQLDWASADTQVDAESLVQEFRFAQGEETLREDRRLMYVAVTRAREDLLLSSCAWRTGAARPRPRSRYLRETLPLVPERFQEIEDVPEKNPLDARLFEASWPPAPGEAERRRADAEALVRAAADGRLPELPEDAALAEQTRRVLADLAERRAQLTVRSPARLSASQIVARAQDPQAAARSMLRPLPRRPSRSARRGTAFHAWLEQRLEGGALLDLEDLTELADLEDGPLADAADGDPGATADGELSDAEALARMREAFERSPYAQQVPIAVEEPVTTRIGPLAIRGVIDAVFPDPDSEDGVVILDWKTGAPPSGARRRARALQLSVYRLAWHERTGLPLSRIRTVFFYVAAGKTDEVRRHPSRQALEHMLLAEGDAPTDAPPTDAPPTGSPSPGRP; the protein is encoded by the coding sequence GTGAACACGCCCCGACCCATCGCGCCCCGCCCCAGTGCCGCCCGTCCCGGCGCACCCCGTCTCAGCGCGACCCGGCTCGCCGAGCTCATGGACCGCCCCGCGCCGACGGACGAGCAGATCGCCGTCATCGAAGCCCCTCTCGCTCCCATGCTCGTCGTCGCCGGGGCGGGGAGCGGCAAGACCGAGACGATGGCCTCGCGCGTGGTCTGGCTGATCGCGAACGGCCTGGTCGAGCCGCGCCAGGTGCTGGGCCTGACCTTCACGCGCAAGGCCGCCCACGAGCTGGCAGAGCGCATCACCGGGCGCCTCGGCACGCTCGCGACGGCTCTGCGCGCCGACGGGCTGCCCGTCCCGCGCGGCCTCGAGCGGGCGGGGGACGACCTGCTGGGTCAGGAGGTCCAGGTCCACACGTACAACGGTTTCGCCCTCGATCTGGTGCGCGAGCACGCGCTGCGCGTGGGGCTGGACCCCGAGTTCTCCATGATGTCGCCCTCGGCCGCCTGGCAGCTCGCCCACGAGCTCGTCGAGGCGGCGGACGACTCCCTGGACCTCGACGCCTCGCCCGCCTCGCTCACCGCGGCCCTCGTCTCGCTCACGTCCTCGCTCGCCGACCACCTCGTCGGACCCGAGGAGCTCGCCGCCGAGCTGCGCGCGATCCGCGACCATCTCAGCCAGATCCCCCTCCAGATCAGCGGACGCCGACGCACGACGCCCAAGGACGTCGCCGGCGTCATCTCCGCGTGCGAGCAGCGTCTCGAGCTGATCCCTCTGCTCGAGCGCTTCGCGGCGATCCGCACCGAGCGCAGCGCCCTGGAGTTCTCGGATCAGGTGTACCTGGCCGCGCGCATCGCCCGCGAGGTGCCCGAGGCCGGTCGTCTGGCCCGCGAACTCCACCCCGTGGTGCTGCTCGACGAGTTCCAGGACACGTCGGTCGCCCAGCTGCGCATGCTCGCGGACCTCTTCGGGCCGGGCCACGCCGCCTGCGCCGTCGGCGACCCGCAGCAGGCGATCTACGGATGGCGCGGCGCCTCGGCCGCCTCCCTCGACGGCTTCGCGCGAGCCTTCGCGACGCCGACGGCCCCGGGCGCCACGGGCGCGCCGGGCGCCGCCGAAGCGCCGGTCCTGCAGCGCACCCTGTCGACCTCCTGGCGGAACGACCGCGCCGTCCTCGACGTCGCCAACCGCATCGCCGCCCCGCTGCGCAGCGCCTCGACGGCGATCACGATCCCCGAGCTGCAGGTGCGCCCGGGCGCCGGCGAGGGGACGGTGCACGTCCACGAGGCCGCCGACGAGCGCTCCGAGGCGCGCGCGATCGCCCGCTGGATCCTCGCGCGGCGCGGTCGGGCAGGCGACGCGACGGACGCGAGGGTCCACCCGTCCGGTGCCGCGGGAGAGGGCGGGCCGGCCTCGGAGCCGCTGCCGAGCGCCGCCGTGCTCGTGCGTGCGCGCAAGCAGATCCCTCCGATCGTCGAGGCTCTCGAGGAGGCAGGACTCCCCGTGCAGGTCATGGGCCTGGGCGGTCTCCTGGACCGGCCCGAGGTGGCCGACGTGCGCGCCCTCCTCGAATGCGTCCACGACCCCGGCCGCGGCGACTGGCTCATGCGTCTGCTCGCCGGGCCCCGCTTCCGCCTGGGTGCGCGCGACATGTCCGTGCTCGGACGCTGGCGCGAGCAGCTCGCGGCGCGGCGTCGTCGCGCCGCCGCGGGCGCGGACGCGACGGACCGCAGCAGCGCGGCGGGCGTCGGCGCGACGGGCATCGGAGCGGCCGACGGGGCCGACGAGATGACTCTCATCGACGCCGTCGACGATCTCCCCGCCCCGGACTGGACCGATCCCGACGGCCGCTCCCTCAGCTCCACCGCCCGCGAGCGCCTGCGCGATCTGCAGGGGATCCTGCGCAGCCTGCGCCGCCGCCTGGCGCTCCCGCTGCCCGACCTCATCCAGGAGGCCGTGCGCGCGCTCGACCTCGACCTCACCCTGCTCTCCCAGTCGCCCACCGACCCGCCCCTCGGCGGACTCCCGGCGCTGCGCGAGCACGCGGCCGCCTTCGAGCGCACCGCCCAGCGACCGGGCCTGGGCCCCTTCCTCGCGCTGCTCGAGATCAGCGAGGACCAGGAGGCGGGACTCGCCATGGGAGCGGGTCAGGCCGATCCCGACCCCGACGCGATCACGGTGGTCACCATGCACTCCGCCAAGGGCCTCGAATGGGACCTGGTCGCGGTCGCGGGCCTCAGCGAGGGCTCCGTCCCGTCCTACGACCTTCGCCGCGCGAAGACGACCGAGGACGGCAGCGTGCGCGTGGCGGACTCCGGGTGGACCGGGAAGCTCGCCGAGGCCTCGATCCCCAGCTCCCTGCGCGGGGACGCCGACATCCTGCCGCAGCTCGACTGGGCGAGCGCCGACACCCAGGTCGATGCCGAGTCCCTGGTCCAGGAGTTCCGCTTCGCCCAGGGCGAGGAGACGCTGCGCGAGGACCGGCGGCTGATGTACGTCGCGGTCACCCGTGCCCGGGAGGACCTGCTGCTCAGCTCGTGCGCGTGGCGCACCGGGGCGGCCAGGCCCCGGCCGCGCTCGCGCTACCTGCGCGAGACGCTGCCCCTGGTTCCCGAGCGCTTCCAGGAGATCGAGGACGTCCCCGAGAAGAACCCGCTGGACGCGCGGCTGTTCGAGGCCTCCTGGCCTCCCGCGCCCGGGGAGGCCGAGCGCCGGCGCGCCGACGCCGAGGCGCTCGTGCGCGCCGCGGCCGACGGCCGACTCCCGGAGCTCCCCGAGGACGCCGCCCTGGCCGAGCAGACCCGCCGGGTCCTCGCGGATCTCGCGGAGCGCCGTGCACAGCTCACGGTGCGCTCGCCCGCACGGCTCTCGGCCTCCCAGATCGTCGCCCGCGCGCAGGATCCGCAGGCGGCGGCGCGGTCGATGCTGCGGCCGCTGCCCCGTCGGCCCTCGCGCTCGGCCCGCCGCGGCACCGCCTTCCACGCGTGGCTCGAGCAGCGACTCGAGGGCGGTGCGCTCCTGGACCTCGAGGACCTCACCGAGCTCGCCGACCTCGAGGACGGCCCGCTCGCGGATGCGGCCGACGGAGACCCCGGGGCCACGGCCGACGGGGAGCTCTCGGACGCCGAGGCGCTGGCCCGCATGCGCGAGGCCTTCGAGCGCTCGCCCTACGCCCAGCAGGTGCCGATCGCCGTGGAGGAGCCGGTGACCACGCGCATCGGTCCGCTCGCGATCCGCGGCGTCATCGACGCCGTGTTCCCCGATCCGGACTCCGAGGACGGCGTGGTCATCCTGGACTGGAAGACCGGGGCGCCGCCCAGCGGGGCCCGTCGGCGCGCCCGCGCCCTGCAGCTCTCGGTCTACCGCCTGGCCTGGCACGAGCGCACGGGCCTCCCGCTGTCGCGGATCCGCACCGTGTTCTTCTACGTCGCCGCCGGGAAGACCGACGAGGTGCGCCGACACCCGTCGCGCCAGGCCCTCGAGCACATGCTCCTCGCCGAGGGGGACGCGCCGACGGACGCCCCGCCGACGGACGCCCCGCCGACGGGCTCGCCGTCGCCTGGGCGTCCGTAG
- a CDS encoding PD-(D/E)XK nuclease family protein — protein sequence MQKTEAGPGIGELRVLPPDPRRLPALLRPQDLDPTQREALDAFLGGSDVLVHGAPGTGRTALALAAALARTSAVARGGARDEERDACGGEGAHGAAGGGDREREILLLSPRRAAADPLRDAVALAGGASDAGGPAVRVATPPAFGFALVRAAALEDGRGEPTLVTGAEQDALLGDLVLDRADWSLDVDAATRTLAGFRTELRDLITRAQELGIGPSALRRLGHRRGRTAWLDAADILREYLDVLDLQSQAALDAGPRLDSGALVRRAAGLVERLDPRLLPSAVIVDDAQDLTVAGVSLVLALARAGSRVLVTTCPDVMVDSFRGAVADAAARIEAGLPRAARTVLLSSAHRSATPRAALDALRGRLPLAGAPADVRRPAAGPPDGPSERVVPAGLSVLTASDPEEEGRAIAGALRDLHHRGDVPYDEMAVVCRSGGIVREVADMLARHGLAVTTPQRLPALREEPVVTDLLRIVELAVSGPATGAASARGTSPAADPTAEDLAPALTAAEAAQLLRGPFGDADDLRLRRIRRALLDARRAAPAEPAAPADPADTTDPADHEAPADPADPTASADPPTVTGSSALLARALVAEETPAGLEDGGRTATPVLRIRRMIRAVRDLGPAPAAADALWAAWEAAHLAEGWQRAALGEDAEDVDGARARLTSHRLDAVGALFAAVDRFTERRGQADALVFIDQIRTQAVAEDTLAPRAEAAGRVAVLTPAQLAGAERDTVVLARVQEGTWPNVRLRSTLFGAAELSLLGSRPDGEELPLEPAALRAVQRESVVADEVRLALSALTRARERVLVTAVDGGELAPSALVPLLQSRAGEGWLDPAVLTEDPGPAPDARRLVAALRRRLLDAEEASGSGTSAQAAVLLESLRAEGVPGTDPSTWYHQGPSVDEPVRQSGAQVRLSPSALERAHACPLAWLLERSGGSRPSGPAQLVGTAVHRLAQESPAGVAPDRVEDVVVRLHMLLRPLQLEDTWSGRRTLRRAEGSVRLLEDYLRTAPPAAAIEAPFEVTLGDVVLRGAIDRIEGEARASAEQDTGPHGAGQSPARKDIGSLRIVDLKTGRAAKRAADVEEDLQLGAYQSAVASGALAETLGEDAPQRLAGAQLVYVGTGAAKPVLRTQSALGAAEDPDWFHAIVEDTAREVSGARVTARRNAHCDNCAVRRICPLWAEGAEL from the coding sequence GTGCAGAAGACGGAGGCGGGACCAGGGATCGGCGAGCTGCGGGTGCTGCCGCCGGACCCCCGGCGCCTGCCCGCCCTGCTGCGACCGCAGGACCTGGATCCGACGCAGCGCGAGGCGCTGGACGCCTTCCTCGGCGGGAGCGATGTGCTCGTCCACGGCGCACCGGGCACCGGACGCACCGCTCTCGCGCTGGCCGCAGCCCTCGCGCGCACGAGCGCCGTCGCGCGCGGGGGAGCGCGCGACGAGGAAAGAGATGCGTGCGGCGGGGAGGGCGCCCACGGCGCGGCCGGCGGCGGTGACCGTGAGAGGGAGATCCTCCTGCTCTCCCCCCGCCGCGCGGCCGCCGATCCGCTGCGCGATGCGGTCGCCCTCGCGGGCGGCGCCTCCGATGCGGGCGGCCCCGCGGTGCGGGTCGCGACCCCTCCGGCCTTCGGGTTCGCCCTGGTGCGCGCCGCCGCCCTCGAGGACGGCAGGGGAGAGCCGACGCTGGTCACCGGCGCGGAGCAGGACGCCCTTCTGGGCGACCTGGTCCTCGACCGCGCGGACTGGTCGCTCGACGTCGACGCCGCCACCCGCACCCTCGCAGGCTTCCGCACCGAGCTGCGCGACCTCATCACCCGCGCCCAGGAGCTGGGCATCGGTCCCTCGGCACTGCGCCGGCTGGGCCACCGCCGGGGCCGCACCGCCTGGCTCGACGCCGCCGACATCCTCCGCGAATATCTCGACGTGCTCGATCTGCAGTCCCAGGCCGCTCTGGACGCCGGGCCGCGCCTGGACTCCGGCGCGCTCGTGCGCCGCGCCGCCGGCCTCGTCGAACGACTCGACCCCCGTCTGCTGCCCTCCGCCGTGATCGTCGACGACGCCCAGGACCTCACCGTCGCCGGCGTCTCCCTCGTGCTCGCGCTGGCCCGGGCCGGCTCCCGCGTGCTCGTGACCACCTGCCCCGACGTGATGGTCGACTCCTTCCGAGGAGCGGTGGCCGACGCGGCGGCACGGATCGAGGCAGGCCTCCCGCGCGCCGCCCGCACGGTCCTGCTCAGCTCCGCCCACCGCTCGGCGACGCCTCGCGCCGCCCTCGACGCCCTGCGCGGACGGCTCCCGCTGGCCGGTGCACCCGCCGACGTGCGTCGGCCCGCCGCGGGACCGCCTGACGGGCCCTCGGAGCGCGTCGTCCCCGCAGGGCTGTCCGTGCTCACCGCGTCGGACCCCGAGGAGGAGGGGCGCGCGATCGCGGGCGCTCTGCGCGATCTGCACCATCGCGGAGACGTCCCCTACGACGAGATGGCCGTGGTCTGCCGCTCGGGCGGGATCGTGCGCGAGGTCGCCGACATGCTCGCCCGCCACGGACTCGCCGTCACCACCCCGCAGCGCCTGCCCGCCCTGCGGGAGGAGCCCGTGGTCACCGACCTTCTGCGCATCGTCGAGCTCGCCGTGAGCGGCCCGGCGACCGGTGCAGCGAGCGCGCGCGGGACGTCCCCCGCGGCGGACCCCACAGCGGAGGACCTCGCTCCCGCGCTCACGGCGGCCGAGGCCGCGCAGCTCCTGCGCGGTCCCTTCGGCGACGCCGACGATCTGCGCCTGCGCAGGATCCGCCGCGCGCTGCTCGATGCCCGCCGCGCCGCGCCCGCCGAACCCGCGGCACCTGCCGACCCCGCTGACACCACAGACCCCGCCGATCACGAAGCACCTGCGGACCCCGCCGACCCCACGGCCTCTGCGGACCCCCCGACGGTCACCGGCTCGAGCGCGCTGCTCGCCCGAGCGCTCGTGGCCGAGGAGACCCCCGCGGGCCTCGAGGACGGTGGCCGGACCGCCACCCCCGTGCTGCGCATCCGCCGCATGATCCGGGCCGTGCGCGACCTCGGGCCCGCCCCCGCCGCGGCCGACGCCCTCTGGGCCGCATGGGAGGCCGCGCACCTGGCCGAGGGCTGGCAGCGCGCGGCCCTCGGCGAGGACGCGGAGGACGTCGACGGCGCTCGCGCCCGTCTCACCTCCCACCGCCTCGACGCGGTCGGGGCCCTGTTCGCCGCCGTCGATCGCTTCACCGAGCGCCGCGGGCAGGCCGACGCGCTCGTCTTCATCGACCAGATCCGCACCCAGGCCGTCGCCGAGGACACTCTCGCTCCGCGCGCCGAGGCCGCCGGGCGCGTCGCGGTGCTCACCCCTGCGCAGCTCGCGGGCGCCGAGCGCGACACGGTCGTGCTCGCGCGCGTCCAGGAGGGCACCTGGCCCAACGTCCGCCTGCGCTCGACGCTGTTCGGCGCAGCCGAGCTCAGCCTGCTCGGCTCCCGTCCCGACGGCGAGGAGCTGCCGCTCGAACCCGCGGCCCTGCGCGCCGTCCAGCGCGAGAGCGTCGTGGCCGACGAGGTCCGCCTCGCGCTCAGCGCCCTCACCCGGGCGCGCGAGCGCGTCCTCGTCACCGCGGTGGACGGCGGGGAGCTCGCGCCGTCGGCCCTGGTCCCGCTGCTGCAGTCCCGTGCCGGCGAGGGCTGGCTCGATCCCGCCGTCCTCACCGAGGACCCGGGACCCGCGCCCGACGCGCGCCGCCTCGTCGCCGCCCTGCGCCGTCGCCTGCTGGACGCGGAGGAGGCATCGGGGAGCGGGACGAGCGCCCAGGCCGCGGTGCTCCTGGAGAGCCTGCGCGCCGAGGGCGTGCCGGGCACCGACCCGTCGACCTGGTACCACCAGGGCCCCAGCGTCGACGAGCCCGTGCGTCAGAGCGGGGCGCAGGTGCGGCTGAGCCCGTCGGCGCTCGAGCGCGCCCACGCGTGCCCGCTGGCCTGGCTCCTCGAGCGCTCGGGCGGCTCGAGGCCCTCGGGGCCCGCCCAGCTCGTGGGCACCGCCGTGCACCGCCTCGCCCAGGAGAGCCCCGCCGGCGTCGCCCCGGACCGCGTCGAGGACGTGGTGGTGCGCCTGCACATGCTGCTGCGGCCCCTGCAGCTCGAGGACACCTGGTCCGGACGGCGCACCCTGCGCCGCGCCGAGGGCTCCGTGCGCCTGCTCGAGGACTATCTGCGCACCGCGCCGCCCGCGGCCGCGATCGAGGCGCCCTTCGAGGTCACCCTCGGCGACGTCGTGCTGCGCGGCGCGATCGACCGCATCGAGGGGGAGGCGCGCGCGAGCGCCGAGCAGGACACGGGACCGCACGGCGCCGGGCAGAGCCCCGCCCGCAAGGACATCGGCTCGCTGCGCATCGTCGACCTCAAGACGGGACGTGCGGCGAAGAGGGCGGCCGACGTCGAGGAGGACCTGCAGCTGGGCGCCTACCAGAGCGCCGTCGCCTCCGGCGCGCTCGCCGAGACCCTCGGGGAGGACGCCCCGCAGCGACTCGCCGGAGCCCAGCTCGTCTACGTCGGCACGGGAGCCGCGAAGCCGGTGCTGCGCACCCAGAGCGCTCTTGGCGCGGCCGAGGACCCGGACTGGTTCCACGCCATCGTCGAGGACACCGCCCGCGAGGTCTCGGGGGCCCGCGTCACCGCCCGCCGCAACGCCCACTGCGACAACTGCGCGGTGCGCCGCATCTGCCCCCTGTGGGCCGAGGGGGCCGAGCTGTGA
- a CDS encoding TetR/AcrR family transcriptional regulator, which yields MARSTQRMPKSERRALVLATATDAFVAHGFRSTSMEDIARAVGVTKPVLYQHFDSKEELYLMVVEGVGARVVAAARSLPPLTGDTEERARGAIRRVQRLADDHLGVRLLLSEESVSRPVSALVSVFRTQLARTLAQALVHRPVLPDRTAVLLGRCLIALAAGDVLRPAEARPESQEGITAEGTAMEGTATERTGPPGPAEPSSAELDLLSRFVASGIAGLEEDSPAADGARELV from the coding sequence ATGGCACGGTCCACGCAGCGGATGCCGAAGTCGGAGCGCCGTGCGCTGGTCCTCGCCACAGCCACCGACGCCTTCGTCGCGCACGGCTTCCGCAGCACCTCCATGGAGGACATCGCGCGTGCCGTGGGCGTCACCAAACCGGTCCTGTACCAGCACTTCGACTCGAAGGAAGAGCTGTATCTCATGGTCGTCGAGGGCGTGGGCGCCCGCGTGGTCGCCGCCGCCCGCTCGCTGCCGCCGCTCACCGGGGACACCGAGGAGCGCGCGCGAGGAGCGATCCGTCGCGTGCAGCGTCTGGCCGACGACCACCTGGGCGTGCGCCTGCTTCTGAGCGAGGAGTCCGTGTCCCGTCCGGTGAGCGCCCTCGTCTCGGTCTTCCGCACCCAGCTCGCGCGCACCCTCGCCCAGGCCCTCGTGCACCGCCCCGTCCTGCCCGACCGCACGGCCGTGCTGCTGGGTCGCTGCCTGATCGCCCTCGCGGCGGGCGACGTGCTGCGCCCCGCGGAAGCGCGCCCCGAGAGCCAGGAGGGGATCACCGCGGAAGGAACCGCCATGGAAGGGACCGCCACGGAGAGGACAGGACCGCCCGGACCGGCGGAGCCGTCGTCCGCGGAGCTCGACCTGCTCTCGCGGTTCGTGGCCTCGGGCATCGCCGGCCTCGAGGAGGACTCCCCTGCGGCAGACGGGGCGCGCGAGCTGGTCTGA
- a CDS encoding DUF3107 domain-containing protein yields the protein MDIRIGIQHAPRELVIETEESAESVQAALETALGDGSIATLKDSKGGTVLVPGAKIAYAEISSPTQKRVGFLG from the coding sequence ATGGACATCCGCATCGGCATCCAGCACGCGCCTCGCGAGCTCGTGATCGAGACCGAGGAGAGCGCCGAGTCGGTGCAGGCCGCGCTCGAGACCGCCCTGGGCGACGGTTCGATCGCGACCCTCAAGGACTCCAAGGGCGGCACCGTCCTGGTGCCGGGCGCGAAGATCGCCTACGCCGAGATCTCCAGCCCCACCCAGAAGCGGGTCGGCTTCCTGGGCTGA